In a genomic window of Croceibacterium sp. TMG7-5b_MA50:
- a CDS encoding Ppx/GppA family phosphatase: MISRARIRRTAAALERPDRAVIDIGSNTVRLVVYAGSARAPEVFLNEKVTARLGQDLATTGLLPDAAMEAALTMLARFATILDDLDIEDVQTVATAAVRDAGNGPDFLARVEKLGLRPELLSGQEEAQLSALGVTGAFPDAAGAVADIGGGSLELVRIGNGQAQSGVTLPLGTLRLPALRDAGNGGGDGFRARLAQIIGNGGFSGEPVGQLYMVGGTWRAFAAFAMREADYPLTDPHGYRLSTADADRFARKAEKVPSAELARIKGISNSRAAVLPDAAALLRVLLAQLQPDGLTFSAWGLREGLLQSRLAAAARQQDPLLSAIGQFTEPRGASLSMATTITGWTADVAGGGNGMTEGGGSERLRLAATLLAIAAARLEPNMRLRHALDWALEKRWLNISPGGRARLAAALHGACGKPQIEPSLLRLAPEAALREAVGWGLAIRLCRRLGAGSHISLMTSTLRREDDRLVLWVDPQRATLAAGPVLGDLRNLAQWLGLDHQLRVAERTAALPA; this comes from the coding sequence ATGATCTCCCGCGCGCGCATTCGCCGGACCGCGGCAGCGCTGGAACGGCCCGATCGCGCAGTGATCGACATCGGGTCCAATACCGTGCGGCTCGTCGTCTATGCCGGTTCCGCCCGCGCGCCGGAGGTGTTCCTGAACGAGAAGGTCACCGCCCGCCTGGGACAGGACCTGGCGACGACCGGGCTGCTGCCTGATGCTGCGATGGAGGCGGCGCTGACCATGCTGGCCCGGTTCGCCACCATTCTCGACGATCTCGACATCGAAGATGTGCAGACCGTCGCCACCGCCGCCGTGCGCGATGCGGGCAATGGTCCCGACTTCCTCGCTCGCGTGGAGAAACTGGGGCTCCGCCCTGAGCTGCTGAGCGGGCAGGAGGAGGCGCAGCTTTCCGCGCTTGGGGTCACTGGCGCTTTTCCCGATGCGGCAGGTGCAGTTGCGGATATCGGCGGCGGCAGTTTGGAACTGGTCAGGATCGGTAACGGTCAGGCGCAAAGCGGCGTGACCCTGCCGCTCGGCACCTTGCGGCTGCCCGCCCTGCGCGATGCCGGGAATGGCGGTGGCGATGGTTTCCGCGCCCGGCTGGCGCAGATCATCGGCAATGGCGGCTTCTCTGGGGAGCCGGTCGGCCAGCTCTACATGGTCGGCGGTACCTGGCGCGCCTTCGCCGCATTCGCGATGCGGGAAGCCGATTACCCGCTGACCGATCCACACGGCTATCGCCTGTCAACGGCTGATGCCGATCGCTTCGCCCGCAAGGCGGAGAAAGTCCCGTCGGCGGAATTGGCCCGGATCAAGGGCATCTCCAACTCCCGTGCCGCCGTGTTGCCAGATGCGGCCGCCCTGCTGCGCGTCCTGCTCGCGCAATTGCAGCCTGACGGACTGACCTTTTCCGCCTGGGGTCTGCGCGAAGGATTGCTGCAGAGCCGGCTGGCGGCGGCCGCACGGCAGCAGGATCCACTGCTTTCCGCCATCGGGCAGTTCACCGAACCGCGCGGTGCCTCCCTTTCAATGGCAACGACGATCACCGGCTGGACCGCGGACGTGGCCGGTGGTGGCAACGGGATGACCGAAGGTGGCGGCAGCGAGCGGCTGCGTCTTGCCGCCACCCTGCTGGCGATCGCCGCCGCCCGGCTGGAGCCAAACATGCGGCTGCGTCACGCGCTCGACTGGGCGTTGGAGAAGCGCTGGCTCAACATCAGTCCGGGTGGCCGCGCCAGGCTGGCAGCGGCGCTGCACGGCGCCTGCGGCAAACCGCAGATCGAACCCTCGCTGCTGCGCCTGGCGCCTGAAGCCGCCTTGCGGGAAGCGGTTGGCTGGGGTCTGGCTATCCGCCTGTGTCGGCGGCTCGGTGCCGGATCGCACATATCGCTCATGACCAGCACGCTGCGGCGGGAGGATGACCGACTGGTCCTGTGGGTCGATCCGCAGCGGGCCACGCTGGCGGCGGGGCCGGTGCTCGGCGATCTCAGGAACCTGGCGCAGTGGCTTGGGCTGGACCACCAGTTGCGGGTTGCCGAACGAACGGCCGCCCTGCCCGCCTGA